One Lucilia cuprina isolate Lc7/37 chromosome 4, ASM2204524v1, whole genome shotgun sequence DNA segment encodes these proteins:
- the LOC111690209 gene encoding attacin-A-like produces MTTNMGGSCNTNPRNGSNDVLLNVTRTVGDEKNNAAVGAYVAANDHRGPKMGTVGAFGNVNSNGHGLSVGVNHTPKFNMTTVEATAKANLWTSANQNTSINATATHSQHVSGPMTGFKSNNYGFGINHRF; encoded by the exons atgaCTACAAATATGGGTGGATCTTGCAACACAAATCCTAGAAATGGCAGCAATGATGTTTTACTAAATGTCACCAGAACTGTTGgagatgaaaaaaataatgcCGCAGTGGGTGCCTATGTGGCGGCAAATGATCATCGTGGTCCCAAAATGGGTACAGTAGGAGCGTTTGGcaatgttaatag CAATGGCCATGGTCTCTCTGTGGGTGTTAATCATACTCCTAAGTTTAATATGACAACTGTAGAAGCTACTGCCAAGGCAAATCTTTGGACTTCGGCTAATCAGAATACATCTATCAATGCTACAGCTACTCATAGTCAGCATGTTAGTGGTCCTATGACTGGTTTTAAAAGTAACAATTATGGTTTTGGTATTAATCATAGAttttag